From a single Chiloscyllium plagiosum isolate BGI_BamShark_2017 chromosome 27, ASM401019v2, whole genome shotgun sequence genomic region:
- the ppt1 gene encoding palmitoyl-protein thioesterase 1, which yields MAAQGRGWMLLLLCLSFVWETVSWETASNDTEPVPVVIWHGMGDSCCNPLSMGFIKKLVEKEITGIYVLSLEIGNSIAEDMENSFFMNVNDQVELVCNILSKDKNLQNGYNAMGFSQGGQFLRAVAQRCPSPAMLKLITFGGQHQGVYGLPRCPGETSQICNLIRKMLNVGAYSSPIQDHLVQAEYWHDPLNEDLYREKSIFLADINQERGINESYKVNLMKLKKLVMVKFLNDTMVDPVDSEWFGFYKVGQAKDTYSLQESALYQEDRLGLKTMDKAGKLQFLTVNGDHLQFSEEWFVTNIIPYLK from the exons ATGGCTgcgcagggaagaggatggatgTTGTTgcttctctgtctctccttcgTCTGGGAAACCGTGTCATGGGAGACCGCCAGTAACGACACGGAGCCAGTACCGGTGGTCATTTGGCATGGCATGG GTGACAGTTGCTGTAATCCTCTTAGCATGGGATTTATCAAGAAACTGGTGGAAAAAGAAATCACAGGAATTTATGTCTTATCCCTGGAAATTGGAAATAGCATTGCTGAG GACATGGAGAACAGTTTCTTCATGAATGTAAATGACCAGGTTGAGCTGGTGTGTAATATATTGTCCAAGGACAAGAATCTACAGAATGGATACAATGCAATGGGCTTCTCTCAAGGTGGTCAATTTCT GAGAGCTGTGGCACAAAGATGTCCTTCTCCTGCAATGTTAAAACTTATCACGTTTGGAGGCCAACATCAAG GAGTGTACGGTTTACCTCGCTGTCCTGGAGAGACTTCCCAGATCTGTAACTTGATAAGAAAAATGCTGAACGTGGGTGCTTACAGCAGTCCAATCCAAGACCA CTTGGTGCAGGCAGAGTACTGGCATGATCCCTTAAATGAAGACCTATACAGGGAGAAGAGTATTTTCTTGGCAGATATTAATCAAGAAAGG GGCATTAACGAAAGCTATAAGGTGAATCTGATGAAATTGAAAAAACTTGTAATGGTGAAATTCTTGAATGATACCATGGTTGATCCAGTTGATTCAGAG TGGTTTGGTTTCTATAAAGTTGGCCAAGCCAAGGACACTTACAGCTTGCAGGAGAGTGCTCTTTATCAAGAG GATCGGTTGGGTTTGAAGACAATGGACAAAGCAGGCAAACTGCAATTTCTAACTGTGAATGGTGATCACCTTCAGTTTTCAGAAGAATGGTTTGTTACCAACATAATTCCGTATCTCAAGTGA